A genomic window from Maridesulfovibrio sp. includes:
- a CDS encoding PilZ domain-containing protein, producing the protein MGIDNNKAGLISRLKTKLDRMLGRESAESLDIDFRPQKQVPAARRAFRVDVDNMHVICRTPRVKCRVLDISASGIGFASSKEFPVGTVLDAVLLWSGKPILKNIKLKIARRTPKVVGCEFTDLERSQDKVISKIVLAAQKRSIQKKHSGKHPDKTEEEIAREIEAQKKRGITPATGKKIKL; encoded by the coding sequence ATGGGCATAGATAATAACAAAGCGGGGCTGATCAGCAGGCTTAAAACTAAGCTGGACCGCATGCTTGGAAGAGAAAGCGCAGAATCGCTGGACATTGATTTCCGCCCGCAAAAACAAGTTCCCGCTGCACGAAGAGCCTTTCGAGTTGATGTAGACAACATGCACGTAATCTGTCGCACTCCCCGTGTAAAATGCCGGGTTCTCGACATCAGTGCCAGCGGAATAGGCTTTGCCAGCTCCAAAGAATTTCCTGTGGGAACTGTTCTTGACGCTGTGCTGCTCTGGTCCGGAAAGCCTATACTAAAAAACATCAAGCTTAAAATTGCACGCCGGACGCCTAAAGTCGTGGGATGTGAGTTCACTGACCTTGAACGCTCACAGGACAAAGTCATAAGTAAAATTGTGCTTGCCGCTCAGAAGCGCAGTATCCAGAAAAAACATTCCGGCAAACATCCGGATAAAACCGAAGAAGAAATAGCCAGAGAAATTGAAGCACAGAAAAAACGCGGTATCACACCTGCTACCGGCAAAAAGATAAAGCTTTAA
- a CDS encoding D-2-hydroxyacid dehydrogenase, producing the protein MKTVVLDGNTLNPGDNPWTGLEKICDLTVYDRTEPEQTIDRAKDADIILTNKTLLNAEVINSLPKLKFISVLATGYNVVDLKATSARSIPVSNVPGYSPPSVAQHVFALLLGHANKVAMHDLAVKEGQWAGQKDFCFWNAPLIELAGKKMGIVGFGDIGQKVGTIANSFGMEVLAYAPRPKPAPGYAPFNFVGLDELFKEADVVSLHCPLTAENEKFINKKLLATMKPNAYLINTARGPLINETDLASALTGGIIAGAALDVVSEEPMLPGNPLSGTPNLTITPHIAWATLEARSRLTATTVENVQAFLNGKAVNVVNGV; encoded by the coding sequence ATGAAAACAGTAGTCCTCGACGGCAACACATTAAACCCCGGCGATAACCCCTGGACCGGTCTGGAAAAGATATGTGACCTCACTGTCTATGACCGCACTGAACCGGAACAAACCATCGACCGGGCCAAAGATGCAGACATCATCCTGACCAACAAGACATTGCTCAATGCTGAAGTCATAAACTCCCTTCCAAAATTAAAATTCATATCTGTACTGGCAACAGGATACAACGTTGTTGACCTCAAAGCTACCAGCGCCCGCAGCATCCCGGTTTCAAACGTTCCGGGCTACTCCCCGCCTTCGGTCGCACAACATGTCTTCGCGCTGCTGCTGGGGCACGCCAACAAGGTTGCCATGCATGACCTGGCAGTCAAGGAAGGGCAATGGGCCGGACAAAAAGATTTTTGTTTCTGGAATGCGCCGCTCATTGAACTGGCCGGGAAAAAGATGGGCATTGTGGGGTTCGGAGATATCGGCCAAAAAGTCGGTACCATTGCCAACTCTTTCGGCATGGAAGTGCTCGCCTATGCTCCGAGACCTAAACCTGCCCCCGGTTACGCTCCGTTCAATTTTGTTGGTCTGGATGAACTTTTCAAGGAAGCGGATGTAGTTTCCCTGCACTGCCCGCTGACCGCTGAGAATGAAAAATTTATAAATAAAAAACTTCTGGCGACCATGAAACCCAACGCCTATCTGATCAATACTGCGCGCGGACCGCTTATCAACGAAACAGATCTGGCATCAGCATTGACCGGGGGGATTATCGCCGGGGCTGCTCTTGATGTTGTCAGTGAAGAACCTATGCTGCCCGGCAACCCTCTTTCCGGCACACCGAACCTGACTATTACTCCTCACATTGCGTGGGCCACACTGGAAGCCCGCTCCCGTTTGACCGCGACAACTGTCGAAAACGTTCAAGCCTTCCTTAATGGTAAAGCCGTAAACGTGGTCAACGGAGTTTAA
- a CDS encoding response regulator produces MLDSVKVVSGMEYTEGAVRPLKILLAEDCENNILLVQLYLKKFPYSIDVAENGDAAFELFQRNKYDVVLMDIEMPVTDGYAATILMRNYEVANSRVKTPIVAVTAHALPENEDRAYEVGCDFFLTKPVRKADLISTVQKYANSEPA; encoded by the coding sequence ATGCTTGATTCAGTTAAAGTCGTTAGCGGCATGGAATATACTGAAGGAGCTGTCAGGCCATTGAAAATTTTGCTTGCAGAAGATTGTGAAAACAATATTCTTCTGGTGCAGCTGTACCTGAAGAAGTTTCCTTATTCTATTGATGTCGCTGAGAATGGAGATGCTGCCTTTGAGCTGTTTCAGCGCAATAAATATGATGTTGTGCTCATGGATATTGAGATGCCTGTCACAGATGGTTATGCGGCAACAATTCTGATGCGTAACTATGAAGTGGCGAACAGCAGGGTAAAGACTCCTATCGTTGCTGTTACAGCCCATGCCCTGCCAGAAAACGAAGACCGGGCTTATGAAGTCGGTTGTGATTTTTTTCTGACCAAACCGGTCCGTAAAGCCGACCTTATTTCAACTGTGCAGAAATATGCAAACAGTGAACCCGCTTAA